The DNA region ACTATTGAGGGCGCCTTCAACGGCAAGCATAGCTCAGCAGCTACACTTACGAGCCGAGCTTGTAGTTCCACCACCAGCAAAGCCCCCAAATATACAATTAATGATACTTCGAGATTGATTGGGTTGGGCATGAGTTGCTTTGTCCTTGTCGCGAGAATATTGCCCTACAGAAAGTTAGTTGGTTGAATGTGGTGTACGCTTTTGAATGTGACTGCCGATGTATTTTTCTAAATGTCTTTGCCGAGCTAGTCACTCTAGCAAGTCTTTGGCTATGACACACTCATCGGTAGTATGTCCATGTTTTCGGTGAAAGGCACAATACTTTAACTTGTCCACATTCTTTAAATCTTGGAAGTTTTCGGCCTTTCGAGGGGGTTTGATTAGTTTTGCATTCAGTATTTCTTTGattattttctcccttttggtgTTGAATTGGGTATAAGAATCGTAACACGGTGTTAACCAGAAGGGTTTCTTATTGTCCCGAACTTTGTTGTCATCCTTATTGGTTTAGCTTTTTTCAGATCTCCGAACTTGGCATAGCTCTTCAATCTCCAtttgatctttgattttcttGCAAAACTCAGCCAAGGTTCTGGGTTTGGCTACTGTGATAGCCTCTTGAAATTTTTCTGGACGGAGTCCACTTTTTATATCATGTAGGTGTACCTCTAggtggaggtttggaatgctcaTTGCTTCTTTGGTGAAGCAAGTGACATACCCCCTTAAGCTTTCATGTTGTCCTTGCTTGATAGTGTTCAGATAATCAAAGTCATGTAAATGTATGGAAGAAGCAGCGAACTGATCTTCAAATAGCTTGGCGAGCTCCTGAAAGCGTGAAATAGAATCTGCAGGCAAAGATGAAAACtaatcaagtgcaggaccgtctaaaaaaatagaaaaataatgacatAAGATAGGATTAAAAGCACCATTTACTATCATCATAGAGCGAAATTTTTCGACGTGTTTCTTCGGATCACCCGTGCCATCATAAGGAGTCGAGTTATTGGTAACACAAAATTCCTAGACAGTTTGAAATTCATGACATCTACCGTGAATGGTCCAACTGCGTTGTCGAATTCGTCTTCATTGTTTTGTTAGTCTCCCTCTGGTTGTTGAGTTTCAGAGTCATGCGTTGGATCAgaattttctttctcatcatcTGTTTGTTTGTTGTGATCATCATTATTTTGAATCCGAGCATTGGTTAACTCGGCTATCTgatttttcattctttatttttcttctgcCATGCGCTGATTAGCTTGTTGCAGCTCCGTTATCATCCAAAGAAGCTCGGATGGTGTGGGAGGAGGTTGGTCTGCCATGAGTAGATCTGGAGGTTTTGGTACCTAAAGAAAAAAGGAATTTTGTTTCtggcccacggtgggcgccaattatTTTTGTGAAGGTGGGCCACTGTATAGCTCATCCGTCAGTGAATAACTAGGAGCCTTCTGTCGAGATGAGTTATACTTCGGCAGCAGGAGAAAAAatgggtgggtacctgcaaaaggtactccgacgctcaagttagtgaatgtataataagcttagtattgttgttgtgttttaAATAAATGTCTTACCTCCCTTTTATATTTGGGATGAAATATCAGTTATACTTTCGAATAATTTGTcttaatgaaaaataataatatattagaacatttcaatatttattttgatgTCTTTTATTGATAACCGATCTATAACGTGTATAGCCAAATTATATCGGCCATATTAATATTACAATGCAATTTGATAAAGATAAAATCTAATTCTAAAATCAAACGCACCCTAATTAAATCCAAACTAATTTTATTCTCTAGTAgctaaattatctaataattaagTTCGTCCACTAAGGGGCTGGACTTTTTCAGTGAATTTTTTCCGTTCACGTGTTTTAGTCATAAACCCTTAGTTAAAGAACAAAAATACTGACTATATTAATCAATTTACCCTAATATTAATGAAAGATGAATCTCGCTAGAGAGTTAATAGagtatttatataatatgtataatggaCTATTTATTTGGCTTAATATGAGTTAAACAATGAACATCTATGGTAAAATACTAttaatttctcaaacacaatacacccatactatctagaataaccattcgGATACTatggataataaacatctgatatttTACTGAATCGAACATCCCTATACTCCTATTGTATACATTGTATAAATACTCCATTAGCTCCCTGTATTTTCTCATAAAAGATAAATTCACACACTTGTTTTACATTAAGCAGTATTTTGAGAATTATTTGAAATAGATTTAGTGTTGGCTAAGCTTAGAGGGGATCCAAATGCCTTTGAGTATGCTCCTATCCACTTTTGGGACGATGATGGAGGTTCTAGTAAGAAAtaagttaacaaaaattttaaatagaatatataaattaaataagtaataattgAAGTATAAGAGTATTCATAAAATAGATAGTAGGAGGAGTGAGTCATTCTTAGGGATAATTTCTATGATGAatggtagtcatcctttgtttgaAGGGGATAATAATTATTTAAGATTGAGGGAGTTATCTCCTGCATGTTGTCTAATCGAAGTAGTGGAGAGGGCCTTCTTGCTTTCTCTTCCCGAGTTGGCCTTGTACGACTCGATTGATTCGTTTAAGACGGAAATGTTTAAGACGGAAATGTTTGGTAATCAAAGAAAATCATTCAAAaacagttttaatttattttatttaatatttattaattgttgcgacaattaataaatactaaataaaatagttTTGACAGTGTTTTTTTTTGGTCTCTCGAACATTACGGTTTAAGAGGGGTAGATATCCCTCTGATTCGTTAGAGAGATTCAGTTTGACTCACTATTTACTGGGTGAGTTTGGGCTGAGTTTGCTGGGCTTACGTAGGAACAAATCAAACAATAATAGTGTGTTTACCGACCAACGAACATATAATCCGTCGTAATAAAAAAAATCCATcagtaaaatatgaaaaaaatcatggataactaactttttttttaataattacaaagTGATACGAATTCAGTTAATTTGGTTAGAATTAGGGGGCGCAATATGAGAACCAGAATTAAAAAGAATGgtaagaagaaaacataaatgaggaaaatgataatgagtgtcatctTTCATGGATTTCTGCGGATTTGATACACACTGAGCAGTATACATGATTATAACCGTATGAGTCTCAGTTATCGTTTTCCAAATTCAGAGAAAGAAGCATCCACCATGCATGTATGGATCATATGGCACACAACTGGACCCTTTGGAAAAGCGTTTAGTCCCTTTCCCTTTTTGTCCATATAATAACTCATAACtacacatttaatttttttaaaggacTTCTTCTACCATTCTCATTCTCACCACGTTATTCTAACCATATATGTGCAACTTGCATAGTAAAAGTCAGAGTTTAATTGCTATAGCTACgtacacttttttatttttttattttttaattattattacgaAATAGGGTCAAAATGATACTTGAAAATTATAGTCATCGATTTGATTTTCGAAAGATTAAGACCTTGTTAGGatgaatttctaaaaaaaaaaaatttttgagttattatttttttgaaagattttatgaaaaagtaaaagtaattttatatttggatatctcatgtaaaaagatctttttatttattaattatatttgggtataacaatataaaagtatttttttgtttatttattatatgaaaatatctttttttaaggaaaaaagatcttttaaaaaaatgtaaattacagtttcTCGAAAacgatgtttttttttatttttctactgctattatttttactactaaaaatttgtcaaatacattaaaaaaaatcttttttcattggaaaaaaatatttttttttatcaagataatggcgcccaaacaaaccctaaatcccttaaattgattaataaaatatacaataataaatcaaattgatCATTTCACTAATTAAATGATGACATCTTGTAAAATTATTATACAATGTGTATGTCATCATCTAACTAATAGAAGCTTAATAGTTAGAATATCgatttaattcttaaaatctttcgatattacgattttaaatgaatcaatcaattttataaaatttgtactAAATTTGACAATTTTACTATTTATATCTTGTTATAATTTCATGTTTTACGTACTTAATTAACTTTTTCTATTTCACTTGAAATCTCAAATTTCTCTATCTTAAATAGAATGATCATTCAGATTTACTGTTATatattttagagattaatttaaaacatataattTCTTGAAAACTAAATTGATTtactatttttacaattttttattttttatagtattcttCAATTTGATAgaacaaaaactaattttttataaatttaaattttattcaaaaaattattattgactaataaattattatatatacaaaattaaattcaaactcTCAACATTTGAACAAACAAATATCGAACAACCAAATTGGTTATTTTGATAGATAGCCCTTACAAAATATCTAGACACATACAACTAGAGACTAGGGTATATGAGAGCTTacaaaaatagttaataataaCTAAATCACCGAATAAAATAATCCTCATCAAATTAGtaataatgaaaataaatcaaattcttgtatttattattaagatACTAATAATGATTTAATTTCCATATATGAATATAATGTAGCGGCCAACCATGTTTGTCTAGTACATAGCTACCTATGCTAACCTTGCTTCAGCTAAAAATATAGCATTTTATTATTAGTAAATATATGCCTCAAATGGGTAATCAACCACCTAATAATTAATGGAGCTATGCTCTAGCATGTTTCTGTGCAAATAAGTACAATGTCGTTTAACTTGTAggtttttctttctcttattttttctaattagTCGGCAGGGAAAACAGTTACTGCCACACTCTTACACGGAATATACAaataaccaaataaaaacaaacactCTCTTGCAAAATTATCAACTTAGTCTTTTTTCCCTCAATAAAAACAATTATttttacatatataaaaagaacTGCTATATGAATTCTTTAAGAGTAAATATTAGGCTGTGTTTAGTtttggaaataaaaaaaaatgacactgaaataaaatacaaataacagaaatataaactttaatattttttattttgtttaataacAAAGTGAATataatatagaataaataataaaaagttccgtttatctttattttttttcacataaaacttagaaagaaaaataaaatgatagaaaatgtaattataaaatattgatagtaaaaataaaaggaaggaagaaaaacaTAGATTGTATCTCTGACTAATATTTTtgtacaaaatatactaatttaggtAAATGCTATCCTACCCTCTCTAAAGTAATATGTAAGTTACCTTTTCTCATGTGTTATATTTTAATTGGGTGTTTATTTTAACCTGAGTTACCTTCTCCACTATTTTCTCCCAAGCATCACCGTCTTATTGGTGTTTCATTTTCTCTTCCCAAATCATTGTTTTAGAAAAGGTATTCCAACTCTCTCTTTAATCCTCCTCACTCCTTCATCGTCGTCATTACGCATATCACCGTTTCATTGGTGTCTTGTTTTCTCTTCCCAAATCATTCTTCTAGAAAAAGTATTCCAACTCTCTCTGATTACGTTTATTCCTCCCCATTGTATTCCTTCATCGTCGTTGTTACGCCTCCCAAGTATCACCGTCTCATTAGGTGTATATCTTATTTgactaatataattttatatttttatatctattttttcatTGTCTATACTTATAAACACACACAATCTTAAAGAATTAGAGGTACTATAAAGTTAATTTTAGtcaacaataatataaaaagttgctaaacaaacTCATTATGAAATTTACTAAAAGTATgttttttattcagtttgaattttatttttcttatgttGAATAATATTTGCTGCAATGTTGGCTCCCACCCAATCCTTTCATTCTTTAAAGCTAATTAATGTATGAATTAATATGTGATAGTGTtactttgaaattttttttcttatcaataatgttagagaaacaaaaaaaatagtcaaaacttgctttatttagcattcattaattattacatGAATGCTAAATAAAACAAGTTCTGATTAATTTTGGATAAATTTTgttggttaccaaatattttcattttcttatatATATCCTCTTTTCGTTTCCATTATGTTTATTTTGCCatcatcataaaaatatattgGCTCCTTAATAACTAGCTACACTAATCTTGAGAATTTAATAAACAATAATCTTTCATATTTTCTGAAAACTTATTTTCACCAAAAAGACTTGGGAGAACTTTTTAACTCTCGAAATAACATATCCTCAAGTATGATGTGAAGAAAATgttaatgaaattaaagaggTTGATGGTCAATTAATTAACAAGGtttgaaaaaaaaaggtgaaGTGGTAATTAAAGATGGGGAGTAGTGACCATAAGTGGTAATTAACAGGAgaacctatttatttatttatttatttatatttgaggAAAAGTAAGAAGTTGATTGTGCTAAAAGTTGATAAGATGTGTAGTATATGTAGGATTGGTAGAGAGGTGAAGTAGTAAATGAAATGGAGCAGTGTCACACTATATTGTTGATTAAAGTTTGTTAGAATGATTATGATTGCTAATTGTCTTTTTCATGAATATCTTTTCATGTAAAGTCAAACCACAAAATCTAATTAAGTTGAAAAGAAAAGCACAAAAAGGGTTTTCTCAATCTTTATTATGCTCATCTCCGGTTTTGATTATAGTTAATTTTAGGGGGTTTTTTCCGGGTTTTCAATAACTCATTTTTGAGCTTTTGTTAACTTAAttaagttttcgaaaaaatattattgattaaaaagtattgacaaataaaaaatattaaaaagtttttaaaatattttatttaatttaataagtattttaaaatcatatttctTTATAAAAATCCAGTTGTTAATTTTGAGTATTACCGTTAATGttgtaaatttttaaattactgtgaaacatttttatatgttttagttatttaaattattcaaaaaagtaatttttaccTAAGATTTTATAttcgtattttatttttaaatgtttaaaacacttattaaattcaatttcttaattaaaaatagagaaatacTTGGAGTAGTCAACACTTTTAACAGAAAACAAGGAGGAGTTGACCAGTGTTTATTCAAAGTAagataaatagaagaaagaaaaataataataacctaacatcttttttttttttttaaatcaagactattgtaaatattttctatatttaattgTCTTTGTaagaaataatcaaaatatataatcaTTAGTCAAGTAGGAAAGTAAGAAGCAACCTTCCAAAATAGTTCCTCAAACAAAGAGGGTTAACTCAAAGTAAAGACCAAagcattggaaaaaaaaaatacaaaaatgctaagtgtaaatgaaaaataattattactatataatttaatttatttttaatatatattatatacgaatgattgatttttaatatatatatatatatatatatatatatatatatatatttaatatacgGTTCAAAAAATGTAAGTAATATATATcacttaatatatattatatgttattatATGAGCAACTATATCCATCATTAGATTCAAATCACTTTCACGTCAAACGCTTTGATGAGCACGATCTTTTGAATATTATGTCATTTTATAAACTTGAACCCAACATTGCCGACAAAATACCTTAAGTAATTAAACACATCACGATGATAATGTTCATGTTATAGCTtccattattaattaattaattaattaacatattcTATATATTAGATTtgtacttttattatatatttattattgataaACTTGGAATATATTATGTGTCTTCCAATTCTCCCACACACGATAATATATATGAAGTcatgaaataataaaaagtaattaattaaaacacttaaataactttaataaataatttaacagCTGATACATTTTGGCCCATCTATAAATGAGAGCATGCATGTATAGCACGCATTATagctatatataataattataactaTGAGACAAAAGTCCTTAAATTCTCTTATTACAAAACCCTTTTTTTTTCCATACAATAAAAGTGCACTACACCTACCATATAGAGGAGGGGAGGCACACATAATATAACTCATATCAAACTGCACTCTAATTAATAATTACCACcctaaaattgaaatttaaagttaATTAAAGGTACACTCATATAATATATGATCTCCTTGAGTATGGAGAATCAtgcataattaataatatttaaataaaatacttgGTTTTTATTGGTTAATTAGGCTCCTTATGATGGCAGCTTCAGCACTATCAGCATCAATTGTGGCCAACAATTGAGACAAACGTTCGCTTAAATCATCAACCTCTCTGTGTAAGTTTCTTATATAGTTGCATGTCTCTTGTAGAACCTTAGAAGCTGAAACCTATTCaaaacaaaaactcatcaaattaataatttaccATGCCATCAATAAtatgtaatattaaaaaaaatctaaaattttaaaaataagaatatccaaaactcaataaaaagaaatatctaaaatacaaacttaacaaaaatttattttttgtgtatttcaTACTGAATTTATTTGACAATTTACTATAATATTGACTGAAATTAACTGCTTGTTTTTTAGTATTACTTTATTATtatactaaatagaataaaaaattttttaaatatatcattatattaatattttagttatttttaactgttaattttaattataaaaaatatatataatatatataattaaaattaatagttaaaattattaaaatatcagtATATCGATATACTTACAAACTTTCTAATAGAAAATgtgtatttacttatttatttatttaaaatgtaCTATGAAGTCCTATTTGACTATATTTGAGGGACCATAGAGCATACAGAGGGAAGTTTCGTTTAAGCAGTAGTTGAAGTAGGTCCAAATCAACCACATGACTGTTATGGAGCAGACACCATTTTATCTCTTTTCCAGTTTTCCACCATCTAGGCTTCTGTGCTGTttccttctttttattattttctttcctttttttaccCTCTAAATCTACATACACATATGTATATGTTATGTTCAAGTCAATGTGAACCCCTTGACCCATTATACTATACAGATTCCTTTACATTTTAACGAttctttattttttgtgtatattttaattctattttttattaattatttttgatatcaaaagtaaaaacaataaaaatagtttataaaaataatacatataatatttctcttttaattttttaagaattatGCTCTTAAAATATGGGGTTATTTGGAATCCttcttgaataataataatatgatttacATGTGCCATATGGTGTTAATTGCCCTGCTTCCCTACACAAGCTAccctttaataatttaatttccaGAACTTGACAGAGTTAGTAAAATTTATTCAAGAccctttatttcttttcttttttttgtgttGGTTATTTTTTGAAGGCatttttatgtaaagagaatatttttttaatcaaaaatagagagactcgaactcgcaacctcttaaGTGAATATGGAGAGACTAtctcatttgagttataactcattagtATGTAAAGACGatattacaaattataaaatagtTCACTTAAATATATACAGTTAAAATATTAAACCATTTAAAATCTCTTAATATTAACATCACAAACAGATattttcataagaaatcacaTTTTGCTATTTCCTAGCTGCATTACCTAGCATACTTGAAATAAACTACAACTATTTTCTTCAAGCTAAAGtaatatataatcaattaatttaTGAACCTTttgaaacaatatatatatatatatatatatatatatatatatatatatatatatatatatatatatatgttggtgaaatcaattccatgaataatttaatatatatatatattattatatatatacaacttATCCTACTAGCTAGGTTAGACCAAACATTGTTGAAGTTTAATTTAGTACTATTATTGTATTAATCTTTCATGCATATAGAacccaaacataaaaaaagatAGATAATAATGAGAAAGGGcattattgaaaaattaaaaaaaaaaaggaaaaataataataataccttaTCAGAGCGCCTATCTCGAATCTCAGGAACAAGTTGGCGCAACTTTGAAACAAGTTCGATGATTTGGTCATCGGAGATTCTATTAGACCCTGATTGTTGCCTTGACCTTCTGCTAGACATAAtgttcaatatatatttttatatgcgtccctaagaaaaaaaaactataattatTTTTGGGTTAATATTGAAGctagtaaattatatataatataggttTTGTGTGATGATGCTTCAGTTTCAGGGTTTTAATATAGAAACTGATGCAAACAGAACCAACCGAGAAGAAGATATAGAAGTAGTGTAgggaataaataattaaagagtatatatattatgatgtaatatatatataatggggtTTGGTTGGGGAGTTTGAATAATTAACGAAAAGAAATTTAAAGAGAAAGGATTGTAGTGGAATTATTAttaagaggagaagaagagaaaaatggtttagtagtgtagttggattatAGAAGCTGGTTTCTTATGCAGAAATGGAGAAAGTGATAAGAGagatataaataaaggaaagtgagGGAGTGGATTGAAGGACcacaagagagagagaaagagagtacATTAATAACAAGACATTGATGTTGGATGTGAAGAAAACAATTGCCTTGGGAAATAAAGCAATGGTGCTTGATTAAGAAACAATACAATTTTTTTGGCCTTCTAATCATGATTGTTCAACTCACACTGTTAAagattaaataaatacaaaagattTAATCTATCACGATTATTGAACAGGATGAAAAGTAGTAAGGCTAAACAGAGAGATTGAGATAACAAATTATGTTTGATAGATGaaacatgaataaaaatattgtatttaaagatattaaattaatatattttatttttattttgataaaaaaatacaaaaatattaataaaaaaatatattttattttttattttttaattatttttattaattttttataattatatttttttattttttaaataaaaaaatgaaaataaatcaaattttcataatttattttattttatgaatataaaaacattaaattttatatctCTATCTCTTATGTTTAATTTTAGTGTCTTATCTTATTCTGTAAAAAACAAATACAGTCTAAATGATTCTAACAATTAAACCCATTAAAATCGAATTAGGGTTAAATGACATATTTTTTAGTAGATGTTTCACTTAAAATTTATAGATATTCCtgattattttagaaaaagatcTTTAACTGATTGAATTTAAAAGGATATAATTTGATTCTAGTATCTCATGGCACAGGAATAATCCAAATGGACGGCTTTGGACCAAAAGCATATAATTGAGGCGCAGTTGGATGTTGGATCGTAACAATAAGTGAATGTTAATATTTATAGGTGCATTTTAGTATGTCTATATGTTACATTAATTATAGTGATTATAGTGTTTAAAAAATATTGctaaaaataaataatgtttttattattcaataacgTTTTCTAAAAACATTACTAAATAAAAtgttaacaaataaaatataaacaaaaaaatataacattaagGATAGACATATTAACATCCACCGTATTTATATATTGAACTTACGATTTTGAGTTTGAGTAATTCTATGAAATTTTTCTATAGTGATGGGTCCTACTCATTTTTTCTTCTAAGTTTGTTATTTCTTGAAAAAAGGTTTCAATTATGCTACTCTATACCTTTTATGGTAGAAATTATTTTAACATaaatactttttaattattaacatgcacttttattaattaaaaataatttaaatacataattaattaataataattatatttttatacaagtATCAGAAATATTCAGTATAtaaatagtattatttttttagaaattacaaaattatttaaaagttacGTTACAAACACTTTTTTgtacaaattattaattaaaaattgtgTGACATATATAGAcactttgaataataataataaaatacaaaaattacttgtgttaataataaacaaaagtgagggagagagagagaaaaaagagggATTTGTAGGGAGAGTGTAGGTTTTTCCTTCTGTGTGTGTTGTTCCCAAATTGGGGTTTGATTTCAAGTGGCACTAATAAGAGTGTGTTTGTTTTTAAGCTAACAAAGTGGGCCTCAATGTACATGTCTCTATTAGCAGGACCATGTGATCATCATagtaagagaaaaaataaaatgatcctcttcatattttcataaaaacccttttataaatatttatttgcttttgttttaatttcttaatGCTAATAATCACAGAATTCCATGTAATTGTACCCTAAAACACTTGCCAATGTTTCAGGCTTGTGATTCAGTTCACAACAACATAGGATGACATAATGTTGTTTGCAAACCATTGAATATAATACATGTGTTAAATAATTAATCAGAATAAAATATGCCTCCTATCATGCTAATTAGTGTGTTTTTATGTCGTCAAGAAATTCCAAATCATGATTTGAAATGCTTAGAGGAGATGTTAACTCAATTTGATATAATATGTTTCatcaaatcatttttttttagtattagtcTAATTTTCATAGTTTCAAATATGTAGATAGGAAGAGGAGAACCACTAATTTGtctcctaatttaaaaaaataaaatacttgaaATAATTTAGGCTCTATCTAGAAAGTGTTTTCTTAATTTGTGTCCTTATCCAATAATGAATAATTTTGTTATTGTTAGTATATTggacattattattattgttggtaAATGAAATGTTTTCAATTAATTTGTTGGGAAAATTATCTTTGACAAATAATTTTACGACACATACATacttcatttcttttattttaat from Arachis hypogaea cultivar Tifrunner chromosome 10, arahy.Tifrunner.gnm2.J5K5, whole genome shotgun sequence includes:
- the LOC112716384 gene encoding transcription factor PRE6; protein product: MSSRRSRQQSGSNRISDDQIIELVSKLRQLVPEIRDRRSDKVSASKVLQETCNYIRNLHREVDDLSERLSQLLATIDADSAEAAIIRSLINQ